One part of the Nymphaea colorata isolate Beijing-Zhang1983 chromosome 8, ASM883128v2, whole genome shotgun sequence genome encodes these proteins:
- the LOC116258979 gene encoding dolichyl-diphosphooligosaccharide--protein glycosyltransferase subunit 4C-like: MMDDNDLGFFANFLGIMIVVLVIAYHYVMADPKYDTS; the protein is encoded by the coding sequence ATGATGGATGATAATGACTTGGGCTTCTTTGCCAATTTCCTTGGCATCATGATAGTTGTCCTGGTAATTGCTTACCACTATGTAATGGCGGATCCCAAGTACGACACGAGCTGA
- the LOC116259280 gene encoding glucose-6-phosphate 1-dehydrogenase, chloroplastic-like isoform X3, translating to MAGCLPNSTSPPLSLRTDSQNSKLPCWWSQRKDSNSFSHTLSTPSPSAARNFSVKSVNGHPVHALFMQDAGVSASLPITKSFGNEWKDERFLFDPSEDLSHNSVLEKKESQATLTITVVGASGDLAKKKIFPALFALYYEGCFPEHFTIFGYARSKMTDEELRVTISRTLTCRIDKRENCDDKMQEFLKRCFYLSGQYNSEDDFAILDKKMKEKEGGRLSNRLFYLSIPPNVFVDAVRCASRSASSSGELTRGLKQHLTEDQIFRIDHYLGKELVENLSVLRFSNLVFEPLWSRNYIRNVQLIFSEDFGTEGRGGYFDNYGIIRDIMQNHLLQILAIFAMEPPVSLDAEDIRNEKVKVLRSIRQLQLDDVVIGQYKSHKRGGKVYPAYTDDPTVPKNSLTATFAAAALFIDNARWDGVPFLMKAGKALHSRRAEIRVQFRHVPGSLYKRNFGADIDRTTNELVIRVQPDEAIYLKINNKVPGLSMRLDRSNLNLHYAARYQGEIPDAYERLLLDAIEGERRLFIRSDELDAAWSIFSPLLKDLEEKRITPELYPYGSRGPVGAHYFASKFKVRWGDLCEN from the exons ATGGCTGGGTGCCTGCCAAACTCCACCTCGCCTCCTCTTAGCTTGAGGACCGAcagccaaaactcaaaactaCCATGTTGGTGGTCACAAAGGAAGGATTCGAACAGCTTCTCCCACACTCTCTCCACTCCATCACCCTCTGCTGCGAGGAACTTCTCAGTAAAATCTGTGAATGGCCACCCAGTCCATGCTCTTTTCATGCAAGATG CAGGCGTCTCTGCAAGCTTACCCATAACAAAATCTTTCGGCAATGAATGGAAAGACGAAAGATTCCTGTTCGATCCATCAGAAGATCTTTCTCATAATTCAGTATTGGAGAAGAAAGAATCCCAGGCGACCCTTACCATCACTGTCGTTGGTGCCTCCGGGGACCTTGCAAAGAAGAAGATATTTCCTGCACTCTTTGCTCTTTACTATGAGGGCTGTTTTCCAGAG CATTTTACCATTTTTGGCTATGCGAGGAGTAAGATGACTGATGAAGAGCTTAGGGTGACAATTAGCAGAACATTGACTTGCAGAATTGACAAGAG GGAAAATTGTGATGATAAGATGCAAGAGTTTTTGAAGAGATGCTTTTACCTTTCGGGGCAGTACAATTCTGAGGATGATTTTGCAATTTTggacaagaaaatgaaagagaaggag GGTGGGAGGCTCTCTAACAGGTTATTCTACCTATCAATTCCTCCAAATGTATTTGTGGATGCGGTCAGATGTGCTAGCCGCTCTGCTTCT TCCTCTGGAGAGCTAACCCGTGGTTTGAAGCAGCACCTGACAGAGGACCAAATTTTCAG GATTGATCATTACCTGGGCAAGGAGCTCGTCGAGAACCTTTCTGTCCTTCGCTTTTCCAATCTGGTTTTTGAACCACTATGGTCTAGAAATTATATAAGGAATGTACAGTTGATATTCTCTGAAGATTTTGGGACTGAAGGCCGAGGAGG GTACTTTGATAACTATGGTATAATTAGGGACATAATGCAAAATCATCTCCTTCAGATACTGGCCATATTTGCAATGGAACCACCTGTCAGTTTGGATGCAGAAGACATCAGAAACGAAAAG GTAAAGGTACTCCGTTCAATTAGACAATTGCAGCTAGATGATGTGGTTATAGGACAGTACAAGAGTCACAAAAGAGGTGGGAAAGTGTATCCAGCATACACTGATGACCCAACTGTGCCGAAGAACAGCCTTACTGCCACATTTGCTGCTGCAGCTCTTTTTATTGATAATGCACGCTGGGATGGGGTACCTTTCCTCATGAAAGCTGGAAAGGCTCTACATAGTCGGAG AGCGGAGATCCGAGTCCAGTTCAGACATGTTCCAGGAAGTCTATATAAACGCAACTTTGGAGCTGATATAGACCGAACAACAAATGAACTTGTTATCCGAGTTCAACCAGATGAGGCAATCTACTTGAAGATCAATAACAAGGTTCCTGGTCTTAGCATGAGACTGGATCGGAGCAATCTAAATCTTCACTATGCAGCAAG GTACCAAGGGGAGATACCAGATGCATATGAGAGACTTCTTCTTGATGCAATCGAAGGAGAACGGCGGCTTTTTATAAGAAGTGATGAGCTGGATGCTGCCTGGTCAATCTTCTCGCCATTGCTAAAGGATCTGGAAGAGAAAAGGATCACTCCTGAGCTTTATCCATATGGCAGCAGAGGGCCGGTTGGAGCACACTACTTTGCCTCAAAGTTCAAAGTTAGATGGGGTGACCTATGTGAAAATTGA
- the LOC116259280 gene encoding glucose-6-phosphate 1-dehydrogenase, chloroplastic-like isoform X1: protein MAGCLPNSTSPPLSLRTDSQNSKLPCWWSQRKDSNSFSHTLSTPSPSAARNFSVKSVNGHPVHALFMQDAGVSASLPITKSFGNEWKDERFLFDPSEDLSHNSVLEKKESQATLTITVVGASGDLAKKKIFPALFALYYEGCFPEHFTIFGYARSKMTDEELRVTISRTLTCRIDKRENCDDKMQEFLKRCFYLSGQYNSEDDFAILDKKMKEKEGGRLSNRLFYLSIPPNVFVDAVRCASRSASSSVGWTRVIVEKPFGRDSESSGELTRGLKQHLTEDQIFRIDHYLGKELVENLSVLRFSNLVFEPLWSRNYIRNVQLIFSEDFGTEGRGGYFDNYGIIRDIMQNHLLQILAIFAMEPPVSLDAEDIRNEKVKVLRSIRQLQLDDVVIGQYKSHKRGGKVYPAYTDDPTVPKNSLTATFAAAALFIDNARWDGVPFLMKAGKALHSRRAEIRVQFRHVPGSLYKRNFGADIDRTTNELVIRVQPDEAIYLKINNKVPGLSMRLDRSNLNLHYAARYQGEIPDAYERLLLDAIEGERRLFIRSDELDAAWSIFSPLLKDLEEKRITPELYPYGSRGPVGAHYFASKFKVRWGDLCEN, encoded by the exons ATGGCTGGGTGCCTGCCAAACTCCACCTCGCCTCCTCTTAGCTTGAGGACCGAcagccaaaactcaaaactaCCATGTTGGTGGTCACAAAGGAAGGATTCGAACAGCTTCTCCCACACTCTCTCCACTCCATCACCCTCTGCTGCGAGGAACTTCTCAGTAAAATCTGTGAATGGCCACCCAGTCCATGCTCTTTTCATGCAAGATG CAGGCGTCTCTGCAAGCTTACCCATAACAAAATCTTTCGGCAATGAATGGAAAGACGAAAGATTCCTGTTCGATCCATCAGAAGATCTTTCTCATAATTCAGTATTGGAGAAGAAAGAATCCCAGGCGACCCTTACCATCACTGTCGTTGGTGCCTCCGGGGACCTTGCAAAGAAGAAGATATTTCCTGCACTCTTTGCTCTTTACTATGAGGGCTGTTTTCCAGAG CATTTTACCATTTTTGGCTATGCGAGGAGTAAGATGACTGATGAAGAGCTTAGGGTGACAATTAGCAGAACATTGACTTGCAGAATTGACAAGAG GGAAAATTGTGATGATAAGATGCAAGAGTTTTTGAAGAGATGCTTTTACCTTTCGGGGCAGTACAATTCTGAGGATGATTTTGCAATTTTggacaagaaaatgaaagagaaggag GGTGGGAGGCTCTCTAACAGGTTATTCTACCTATCAATTCCTCCAAATGTATTTGTGGATGCGGTCAGATGTGCTAGCCGCTCTGCTTCTTCCTCTGTTGGATGGACTCGGGTCATTGTTGAGAAGCCATTTGGCCGCGATTCCGAGTCCTCTGGAGAGCTAACCCGTGGTTTGAAGCAGCACCTGACAGAGGACCAAATTTTCAG GATTGATCATTACCTGGGCAAGGAGCTCGTCGAGAACCTTTCTGTCCTTCGCTTTTCCAATCTGGTTTTTGAACCACTATGGTCTAGAAATTATATAAGGAATGTACAGTTGATATTCTCTGAAGATTTTGGGACTGAAGGCCGAGGAGG GTACTTTGATAACTATGGTATAATTAGGGACATAATGCAAAATCATCTCCTTCAGATACTGGCCATATTTGCAATGGAACCACCTGTCAGTTTGGATGCAGAAGACATCAGAAACGAAAAG GTAAAGGTACTCCGTTCAATTAGACAATTGCAGCTAGATGATGTGGTTATAGGACAGTACAAGAGTCACAAAAGAGGTGGGAAAGTGTATCCAGCATACACTGATGACCCAACTGTGCCGAAGAACAGCCTTACTGCCACATTTGCTGCTGCAGCTCTTTTTATTGATAATGCACGCTGGGATGGGGTACCTTTCCTCATGAAAGCTGGAAAGGCTCTACATAGTCGGAG AGCGGAGATCCGAGTCCAGTTCAGACATGTTCCAGGAAGTCTATATAAACGCAACTTTGGAGCTGATATAGACCGAACAACAAATGAACTTGTTATCCGAGTTCAACCAGATGAGGCAATCTACTTGAAGATCAATAACAAGGTTCCTGGTCTTAGCATGAGACTGGATCGGAGCAATCTAAATCTTCACTATGCAGCAAG GTACCAAGGGGAGATACCAGATGCATATGAGAGACTTCTTCTTGATGCAATCGAAGGAGAACGGCGGCTTTTTATAAGAAGTGATGAGCTGGATGCTGCCTGGTCAATCTTCTCGCCATTGCTAAAGGATCTGGAAGAGAAAAGGATCACTCCTGAGCTTTATCCATATGGCAGCAGAGGGCCGGTTGGAGCACACTACTTTGCCTCAAAGTTCAAAGTTAGATGGGGTGACCTATGTGAAAATTGA
- the LOC116259280 gene encoding glucose-6-phosphate 1-dehydrogenase, chloroplastic-like isoform X2 has product MAGCLPNSTSPPLSLRTDSQNSKLPCWWSQRKDSNSFSHTLSTPSPSAARNFSVKSVNGHPVHALFMQDGVSASLPITKSFGNEWKDERFLFDPSEDLSHNSVLEKKESQATLTITVVGASGDLAKKKIFPALFALYYEGCFPEHFTIFGYARSKMTDEELRVTISRTLTCRIDKRENCDDKMQEFLKRCFYLSGQYNSEDDFAILDKKMKEKEGGRLSNRLFYLSIPPNVFVDAVRCASRSASSSVGWTRVIVEKPFGRDSESSGELTRGLKQHLTEDQIFRIDHYLGKELVENLSVLRFSNLVFEPLWSRNYIRNVQLIFSEDFGTEGRGGYFDNYGIIRDIMQNHLLQILAIFAMEPPVSLDAEDIRNEKVKVLRSIRQLQLDDVVIGQYKSHKRGGKVYPAYTDDPTVPKNSLTATFAAAALFIDNARWDGVPFLMKAGKALHSRRAEIRVQFRHVPGSLYKRNFGADIDRTTNELVIRVQPDEAIYLKINNKVPGLSMRLDRSNLNLHYAARYQGEIPDAYERLLLDAIEGERRLFIRSDELDAAWSIFSPLLKDLEEKRITPELYPYGSRGPVGAHYFASKFKVRWGDLCEN; this is encoded by the exons ATGGCTGGGTGCCTGCCAAACTCCACCTCGCCTCCTCTTAGCTTGAGGACCGAcagccaaaactcaaaactaCCATGTTGGTGGTCACAAAGGAAGGATTCGAACAGCTTCTCCCACACTCTCTCCACTCCATCACCCTCTGCTGCGAGGAACTTCTCAGTAAAATCTGTGAATGGCCACCCAGTCCATGCTCTTTTCATGCAAGATG GCGTCTCTGCAAGCTTACCCATAACAAAATCTTTCGGCAATGAATGGAAAGACGAAAGATTCCTGTTCGATCCATCAGAAGATCTTTCTCATAATTCAGTATTGGAGAAGAAAGAATCCCAGGCGACCCTTACCATCACTGTCGTTGGTGCCTCCGGGGACCTTGCAAAGAAGAAGATATTTCCTGCACTCTTTGCTCTTTACTATGAGGGCTGTTTTCCAGAG CATTTTACCATTTTTGGCTATGCGAGGAGTAAGATGACTGATGAAGAGCTTAGGGTGACAATTAGCAGAACATTGACTTGCAGAATTGACAAGAG GGAAAATTGTGATGATAAGATGCAAGAGTTTTTGAAGAGATGCTTTTACCTTTCGGGGCAGTACAATTCTGAGGATGATTTTGCAATTTTggacaagaaaatgaaagagaaggag GGTGGGAGGCTCTCTAACAGGTTATTCTACCTATCAATTCCTCCAAATGTATTTGTGGATGCGGTCAGATGTGCTAGCCGCTCTGCTTCTTCCTCTGTTGGATGGACTCGGGTCATTGTTGAGAAGCCATTTGGCCGCGATTCCGAGTCCTCTGGAGAGCTAACCCGTGGTTTGAAGCAGCACCTGACAGAGGACCAAATTTTCAG GATTGATCATTACCTGGGCAAGGAGCTCGTCGAGAACCTTTCTGTCCTTCGCTTTTCCAATCTGGTTTTTGAACCACTATGGTCTAGAAATTATATAAGGAATGTACAGTTGATATTCTCTGAAGATTTTGGGACTGAAGGCCGAGGAGG GTACTTTGATAACTATGGTATAATTAGGGACATAATGCAAAATCATCTCCTTCAGATACTGGCCATATTTGCAATGGAACCACCTGTCAGTTTGGATGCAGAAGACATCAGAAACGAAAAG GTAAAGGTACTCCGTTCAATTAGACAATTGCAGCTAGATGATGTGGTTATAGGACAGTACAAGAGTCACAAAAGAGGTGGGAAAGTGTATCCAGCATACACTGATGACCCAACTGTGCCGAAGAACAGCCTTACTGCCACATTTGCTGCTGCAGCTCTTTTTATTGATAATGCACGCTGGGATGGGGTACCTTTCCTCATGAAAGCTGGAAAGGCTCTACATAGTCGGAG AGCGGAGATCCGAGTCCAGTTCAGACATGTTCCAGGAAGTCTATATAAACGCAACTTTGGAGCTGATATAGACCGAACAACAAATGAACTTGTTATCCGAGTTCAACCAGATGAGGCAATCTACTTGAAGATCAATAACAAGGTTCCTGGTCTTAGCATGAGACTGGATCGGAGCAATCTAAATCTTCACTATGCAGCAAG GTACCAAGGGGAGATACCAGATGCATATGAGAGACTTCTTCTTGATGCAATCGAAGGAGAACGGCGGCTTTTTATAAGAAGTGATGAGCTGGATGCTGCCTGGTCAATCTTCTCGCCATTGCTAAAGGATCTGGAAGAGAAAAGGATCACTCCTGAGCTTTATCCATATGGCAGCAGAGGGCCGGTTGGAGCACACTACTTTGCCTCAAAGTTCAAAGTTAGATGGGGTGACCTATGTGAAAATTGA
- the LOC116258690 gene encoding SNF1-related protein kinase regulatory subunit beta-2: protein MGNASVREDGGSSHGVGPAEGEMDDGQEQQGEVASPGSSELMGQSPPHSPGAAARSPLMFTPQVPLVPLQRPDEMYSPTAWAHGYSAHEDYCYDQGIPTMFTWSYGGKEVAVEGSWDNWRSKKLLQRSGKDFTLMKVLPSGVYQYRFIVDGERRYNPDLPCGLDHMGNACNVLDVLEYVPEQLESLAGFEPPQSPESSYGNLNLSPEDFSKEPHLAPPHLHLTLLNVPSCSDGITSPTSRPQHVVLNHLYVQKGKAGQSVVALGVTHRFLAKYVTVVLYKSLQR, encoded by the exons ATGGGGAATGCGAGTGTGAGGGAGGATGGAGGGAGCTCGCATGGAGTTGGGCCGGCGGAAGGCGAGATGGATGACGGGCAGGAGCAGCAGGGGGAGGTCGCCAGCCCAGGCTCCTCTGAGTTGATGGGCCAGTCTCCTCCCCACAGCCCTGGAGCAGCGGCTAGGTCGCCTCTGATGTTTACTCCCCAg GTGCCCTTAGTTCCATTACAGAGACCAGATGAGATGTACAGTCCGACTGCATGGGCTCATGGTTATTCAGCACATGAGGATTACTGTTACGATCAAGGCATCCCAACAATGTTCACATGGAGCTATGGTGGCAAAGAAGTTGCTGTGGAGGGATCATGGGACAACTGGAGATCCAA GAAGTTGCTACAAAGATCTGGAAAAGATTTTACCTTAATGAAGGTTCTTCCGTCAGGGGTCTATCAATACAGATTCATTGTTGACGGTGAACGCAGATACAACCCAGATTTGCCTTGTGGACTTGATCATATGGGAAATGCTTGCAACGTTCTAGATGTTCTG GAGTATGTACCAGAGCAATTGGAAAGCCTTGCTGGTTTTGAACCTCCTCAGTCCCCAGAATCAAGCTATGGCAATCTGAACTTGAGTCCCGAAGATTTTTCAAAAGAGCCACATCTAGCCCCACCACACCTTCATCTTACACTTCTCAATGTTCCATCTTGTTCTGATGGCATCACATCCCCAACCTCGAGACCCCAACACGTGGTGCTAAATCATCTATATGTCCAGAAAGGTAAGGCTGGCCAGTCTGTAGTGGCCCTTGGTGTTACACACAGGTTTCTTGCCAAGTATGTAACCGTGGTGCTCTACAAGTCTCTTCAGAGGTAG